From a region of the Candidatus Brocadia sp. genome:
- a CDS encoding FAD-dependent oxidoreductase produces MSTLFDTIQIGQVTVKNRVMMSAMDLGFTSDGSINDRIINFYRERAKGGVGIIVVGGCYPEANGKVWKSIIGLDKDEFIPGLKRLTDAIHEYDVRVAAQILHGGRSASSFFTKMQPVSPSPLTHRSIKQEPHVLTVSEIKTVIDNYVSATVRVKKAGFDAVELHGGMGYLINQFLSEATNKRDDAYGGSLENRVRFAREMILAVKETVGRDYPVIFRMSGDDFVAEGLRIQESLEIAKILEQAGADAFNVSPGWHESKTPIMLMAIPRMAYVFLSEKIKSQVKVPVIASVRINDLKLAEEIIGNEQADMVSVGRPLIVDPELPEKYKSRRLEDIRTCIACNQGCFDSLLNFKPVSCTYNALAGHEDEYKIVMTNKPKKVVVVGGGPGGMEAARVLALRGHKVTLYERSHHLGGQLRYAFVPPGREEIQNIITYLERQITKLRVQIKMEKEADSRTLQEERPDAVIVATGGNPIMLNLPGISAGNVCVASDVLEGKVPVGKEVVIIGGGTVGCEVALYVAKQGAMRPDVACFLLKHRVLDARDVIEYTAKGNRKITILEMKRKIGGGFGISTRWIILNEIKDAGIREITEVKVRELVNKPGKNGHTDAGVIYEKDGQRHFIKADTVIIAVGYSPNNELQKQIEGKFPETYFIGDCVKVRTALEAIHEGFNVALKI; encoded by the coding sequence ATGAGCACATTATTCGATACGATACAGATCGGCCAGGTTACCGTAAAAAACCGGGTTATGATGTCCGCCATGGACCTTGGGTTTACCTCAGATGGCAGCATTAACGACCGGATTATCAATTTTTATCGTGAACGGGCAAAGGGTGGGGTAGGAATCATTGTCGTCGGCGGCTGTTATCCGGAAGCGAATGGCAAGGTCTGGAAGAGTATTATCGGGTTAGACAAGGACGAATTTATTCCGGGGCTGAAAAGACTGACTGATGCCATTCACGAATACGATGTTCGTGTCGCAGCACAAATCCTGCATGGTGGCCGAAGCGCCTCATCCTTTTTCACCAAGATGCAGCCTGTTTCGCCGTCTCCGCTCACCCATAGAAGCATTAAGCAGGAACCTCACGTCCTGACGGTTTCGGAGATCAAAACGGTTATCGATAATTATGTTAGTGCCACGGTGAGGGTGAAAAAAGCAGGCTTCGATGCCGTGGAGCTTCACGGGGGGATGGGATATCTTATCAACCAGTTTCTCTCGGAGGCTACGAATAAACGCGACGATGCCTACGGCGGAAGCCTGGAAAATCGGGTGCGCTTTGCACGGGAAATGATCCTTGCGGTAAAAGAAACGGTCGGGAGGGATTACCCGGTCATCTTCCGTATGTCGGGGGATGATTTTGTTGCGGAAGGACTCAGGATACAGGAAAGTCTGGAAATCGCTAAAATATTGGAACAGGCGGGCGCCGATGCATTTAATGTATCCCCTGGCTGGCACGAGAGCAAGACCCCCATTATGCTGATGGCCATCCCCCGGATGGCTTATGTATTTCTGTCAGAGAAGATCAAATCGCAGGTGAAGGTTCCCGTGATTGCCTCGGTGAGGATAAATGACCTCAAACTGGCCGAAGAGATTATCGGGAATGAACAGGCAGACATGGTGTCGGTTGGCAGGCCGCTTATCGTGGACCCGGAATTACCGGAGAAATATAAGAGCAGACGCCTTGAGGATATCCGGACCTGCATTGCCTGTAATCAGGGATGCTTTGATTCCTTGCTCAACTTTAAACCCGTTTCCTGCACCTATAACGCCCTGGCAGGGCATGAGGATGAGTATAAGATCGTCATGACGAACAAGCCGAAAAAGGTTGTGGTTGTGGGCGGAGGGCCGGGCGGTATGGAGGCCGCGCGCGTCCTGGCATTGCGGGGACATAAGGTTACTCTGTACGAGAGAAGCCATCACCTGGGAGGGCAGTTGCGATATGCGTTCGTTCCTCCCGGTCGCGAAGAGATTCAAAACATTATTACCTATCTGGAAAGGCAGATTACAAAGCTCAGGGTACAGATAAAAATGGAAAAGGAGGCAGATTCCCGGACGTTGCAGGAAGAACGACCCGATGCGGTCATTGTTGCCACGGGCGGGAATCCGATCATGCTCAATCTTCCCGGAATATCAGCGGGAAATGTGTGCGTTGCCAGCGACGTCCTGGAAGGCAAGGTGCCGGTGGGGAAAGAGGTCGTCATTATTGGCGGCGGTACCGTTGGGTGTGAAGTGGCCCTGTACGTGGCAAAACAAGGGGCTATGAGGCCGGATGTGGCCTGCTTTCTTCTGAAACACCGGGTGCTTGACGCCCGCGATGTGATTGAATACACCGCAAAGGGAAACCGGAAGATTACCATTCTTGAAATGAAGCGAAAGATTGGCGGCGGATTCGGTATTTCCACGCGCTGGATCATTCTGAATGAGATAAAAGATGCCGGGATACGGGAGATAACGGAGGTGAAGGTAAGAGAACTGGTAAACAAACCGGGTAAAAATGGACACACAGACGCCGGTGTGATCTACGAAAAGGACGGGCAGCGCCATTTTATCAAGGCCGATACGGTTATCATTGCGGTGGGATACAGCCCCAATAATGAACTGCAGAAACAGATAGAAGGCAAATTCCCGGAGACCTATTTCATTGGCGACTGCGTTAAGGTGCGCACCGCCCTTGAGGCTATCCATGAAGGTTTTAACGTGGCATTAAAGATATAG
- a CDS encoding DUF362 domain-containing protein — MPGIRFKEDMDGYLGENIRNFRDGEDYGIRHNNPIKFDVQITIDSVDDFIQVSSHEAKIAGKFYCASIGGDKGMTMRGGRFNLFDVNQETGHRNMRYRFTFTGPDGKEYYFAGFKDIFNDKAFDILDDLTTLFVRIYEGKDESGRLHGSGVMYFRIKDMASLKKMIQTSEVTGASNPLEKYATIAKYAGFFMAETLKTFAPGPRFLYTTRYENLVLSGNLKKEGEDTSRAFFFFSGEHDRGFPWGDEETMSDVALLISNGQEEPLRFGITRQSLKGLSVKLDGSRYRYKGELYRIRNGHSVSFSEIKDYQEGGNIDKVQVQIALTLKAQKYDTKVDMSFKPVEQITGLIPDTFEQEVRKYLTFFPLLGYFTIPHKVKVKSGTISITDAQGTTTYSLDPESTFGEGELGEINNLKEPTLYYNYLCGIDPAGQSLFLKMNSGTLRNEREWYFKDLIDKALGKVIQRNIRKNLILKDSIAENPAEPKVVNNKILTLVNDHYPSGVLLRRIVQIENNGKTFYGLEEYIDAINTAPINSDKETVVAVSTYKDADAWDGKPASKEKVLDIYQSPEKFKVLDKAMEESGFFQTLENALARSGKSREDFSIIIKPNFMFFYSLADKSTFTDPALVEHLAERIYEKGFRKIRIAEARSTLSNFFSNRDVTAVAKHIGYQDGGKYQVIDLSDNLEDWDYGGKLGKHYVNKEWKSADFRISFAKNKTHNYAYYTLTLKNIYGALPMEFKYKVYHCDMGDIYEPTIDYIRAFPIHFGFIDAVVSADGPFGIFADPYPQLTQTIIAGEDIVAVDWVGAAKMGLDPLLSRYMQEAIKVFGKPRIRVIGNDRLYKFWSNTLRIGSSGAHMIDRHYTFGYPLYYIMSEMDPAFPPRPTESALMNELRPLFANAREIFFKYPNRPPSWLHEVINKIIFRLWE; from the coding sequence ATGCCTGGCATACGCTTTAAAGAAGACATGGACGGTTACCTTGGTGAAAATATCAGGAACTTCCGGGATGGGGAGGACTATGGCATACGGCACAACAATCCGATTAAATTTGACGTTCAAATAACGATAGATTCTGTTGATGACTTCATTCAGGTTTCTTCCCACGAAGCCAAGATTGCCGGAAAGTTTTACTGCGCCTCGATAGGGGGCGACAAAGGAATGACGATGAGAGGCGGCAGGTTCAATCTCTTTGACGTTAACCAGGAAACCGGCCACAGGAACATGCGTTACCGTTTTACCTTTACCGGTCCTGATGGCAAGGAGTATTATTTTGCCGGGTTTAAAGACATTTTTAATGACAAGGCATTCGACATTCTTGATGATCTGACGACCCTGTTTGTGAGGATCTACGAGGGAAAAGACGAGTCGGGAAGGCTGCATGGCAGTGGCGTCATGTATTTCAGGATCAAAGACATGGCCTCCCTTAAGAAAATGATACAGACGAGCGAGGTCACGGGGGCGAGCAACCCGCTGGAAAAGTATGCTACCATTGCCAAGTACGCCGGTTTCTTTATGGCGGAGACGCTGAAGACGTTTGCCCCGGGGCCCAGGTTCCTGTACACAACACGGTATGAAAATTTAGTCCTTTCCGGAAATCTTAAAAAAGAAGGAGAAGATACGTCAAGGGCATTTTTCTTTTTCTCGGGTGAGCATGACAGGGGTTTCCCCTGGGGGGATGAAGAGACCATGAGCGATGTCGCCCTGCTTATATCAAATGGCCAGGAAGAACCGCTCCGCTTTGGCATTACCAGACAGTCACTAAAGGGCTTATCGGTCAAGCTGGATGGCAGTCGCTACCGTTACAAAGGCGAATTATATCGTATTCGCAATGGCCACTCCGTTTCATTTTCCGAAATAAAAGATTATCAGGAAGGTGGTAATATCGATAAGGTTCAGGTTCAGATAGCGCTGACCCTGAAGGCGCAAAAATACGACACCAAGGTAGACATGTCCTTTAAACCTGTGGAACAAATAACAGGTTTAATCCCGGATACTTTTGAACAGGAAGTACGAAAATACCTGACCTTTTTTCCACTCCTTGGGTATTTTACCATTCCCCACAAGGTAAAGGTAAAAAGCGGAACGATCAGCATTACCGATGCGCAGGGAACGACCACGTACTCTCTTGACCCAGAAAGCACCTTCGGTGAGGGAGAGTTGGGTGAAATCAATAATCTCAAGGAACCGACCCTCTATTATAATTACCTTTGTGGAATTGACCCTGCCGGGCAGTCCCTCTTTCTCAAGATGAACTCAGGCACCCTGAGAAATGAAAGAGAATGGTACTTTAAGGACCTGATTGATAAGGCGCTGGGCAAGGTAATCCAGAGGAATATCAGGAAAAACCTCATCCTGAAGGACTCTATCGCTGAAAATCCGGCTGAGCCAAAAGTAGTAAATAATAAGATTCTCACCCTGGTGAATGATCATTACCCCTCCGGCGTGCTCCTCAGGAGGATTGTGCAGATTGAGAATAATGGAAAAACCTTTTATGGCCTGGAAGAATATATTGATGCAATAAACACCGCCCCCATAAATTCTGATAAAGAAACCGTCGTGGCTGTTTCTACCTATAAAGACGCGGATGCATGGGACGGTAAGCCCGCAAGCAAAGAAAAAGTGCTGGACATTTACCAAAGTCCGGAAAAATTTAAAGTCCTGGACAAGGCAATGGAAGAATCAGGCTTTTTCCAGACTCTGGAGAATGCCCTTGCCCGGTCAGGGAAAAGCAGGGAAGACTTCTCCATCATCATCAAACCCAATTTCATGTTCTTCTATTCCCTGGCGGACAAGTCCACCTTTACGGATCCTGCCCTCGTGGAGCATCTGGCAGAAAGGATATACGAAAAGGGGTTCCGGAAGATCAGGATAGCTGAGGCCAGAAGCACCCTGAGTAACTTTTTCAGCAATCGTGATGTTACGGCTGTGGCAAAACATATTGGCTATCAGGACGGAGGCAAATACCAGGTTATTGACCTCTCAGATAACCTTGAGGACTGGGATTACGGCGGCAAACTCGGCAAGCATTATGTGAATAAGGAATGGAAATCAGCCGATTTCCGGATCTCCTTTGCCAAGAATAAGACGCACAATTATGCCTATTATACCCTTACCCTCAAGAACATATACGGCGCGCTGCCTATGGAATTCAAATACAAGGTCTATCACTGCGATATGGGGGATATCTACGAACCTACCATCGATTATATAAGGGCATTTCCGATCCATTTCGGTTTCATCGATGCCGTGGTGAGCGCCGACGGGCCTTTTGGCATCTTTGCAGACCCTTATCCACAACTTACGCAGACCATCATTGCCGGCGAAGATATCGTGGCGGTTGACTGGGTAGGCGCCGCCAAGATGGGCCTGGATCCCCTGCTGTCCCGATACATGCAGGAAGCGATAAAGGTCTTCGGAAAACCGCGGATACGAGTAATAGGGAACGACCGGCTATATAAATTCTGGTCCAATACCCTAAGGATTGGCAGTTCTGGCGCGCATATGATTGACAGACACTACACCTTCGGGTATCCCCTTTACTATATCATGAGCGAAATGGATCCCGCTTTCCCGCCCAGACCAACAGAGTCTGCCCTTATGAACGAACTCCGCCCGCTGTTCGCCAATGCGCGGGAAATCTTTTTCAAATATCCCAATCGTCCACCCTCATGGCTTCACGAGGTAATCAACAAGATTATCTTCAGATTGTGGGAGTAA
- a CDS encoding IS1634 family transposase, with product MLCDEFGEPVSTEVFRGNTQDPKTFESQVKKTAERFGCTGVTMVGDRGMIKTMQIECLPEGFHYITAITKPQIESLIKQGILQLGLFEEKLCEIKSEGVRYILRRNPIRAEEMAKTRMSKLQSMERYVEKRNGYLREHPKASVLKALGAAKEKLGKLKLEGWVQIKDEAGALKIENNEEAFKEESYLDGCYVIKTDLKEGDADADLVHDRYKDLSEVEKVFRGCKTVNLEVRPVYVRKEESTKGHVFVVMLAYLIIRRLRDAWKSFDLTVEEGLKQLTTICSVEVKVKGQKAHCQKIPRPRQQSRELLEALQVKLPEALPSRNLRVVTRKKLTRQQISQ from the coding sequence ATGCTGTGTGATGAATTTGGGGAGCCGGTGTCCACGGAGGTTTTTCGGGGCAATACTCAGGACCCAAAGACCTTTGAGTCTCAGGTAAAGAAGACGGCAGAACGGTTTGGGTGCACCGGGGTGACCATGGTAGGTGATCGGGGGATGATCAAGACGATGCAAATCGAATGTTTACCGGAGGGGTTTCATTACATAACGGCGATAACCAAGCCGCAGATCGAGTCGTTGATAAAACAAGGGATTCTGCAGTTAGGGTTGTTTGAAGAAAAGCTCTGCGAGATAAAGAGTGAGGGGGTTCGGTATATTCTGAGACGCAATCCGATAAGGGCAGAAGAGATGGCGAAGACTCGCATGTCAAAATTACAGAGTATGGAGAGATATGTCGAGAAGAGGAATGGTTATTTGAGAGAACATCCGAAGGCATCGGTATTGAAGGCGCTGGGGGCAGCGAAGGAGAAGCTCGGGAAGCTGAAGCTTGAGGGGTGGGTGCAGATAAAAGACGAGGCCGGGGCGCTGAAGATTGAGAACAATGAAGAAGCATTCAAGGAAGAATCGTATCTTGATGGATGTTATGTAATCAAGACCGATCTGAAGGAGGGCGATGCGGATGCCGATCTGGTGCACGACCGGTACAAGGACTTGTCAGAGGTGGAGAAGGTGTTTCGGGGGTGCAAGACGGTGAATCTTGAGGTTCGTCCTGTATACGTGAGGAAAGAAGAGAGTACAAAAGGGCATGTGTTTGTGGTAATGCTTGCGTACCTGATAATCCGAAGGTTACGTGATGCGTGGAAGAGTTTTGATCTGACGGTAGAGGAAGGACTCAAACAATTGACTACCATTTGTTCCGTGGAAGTGAAGGTGAAGGGTCAAAAGGCGCATTGCCAGAAGATACCACGTCCACGGCAACAATCACGTGAATTGTTAGAGGCATTGCAGGTAAAGCTGCCGGAGGCATTGCCAAGCCGGAACCTACGGGTAGTCACGAGAAAAAAACTTACCAGGCAACAAATAAGCCAGTAA
- a CDS encoding GNAT family N-acetyltransferase produces the protein MRIRRVTEHDSDACYVIESVCYTSDAATREKIQKRIQMFPEGFLVAESHGQIVGMINSGSTNKEDITDEAFKDMVGHVRDGKNIVIFSLAVLPEFQGMGVSKKLLTKFVDISKELKTDVHPKQTT, from the coding sequence ATGAGAATTCGACGCGTTACGGAACACGATTCAGATGCCTGTTATGTCATCGAGTCTGTTTGTTATACGTCTGATGCGGCAACGAGGGAAAAGATTCAGAAGCGCATACAGATGTTTCCTGAGGGATTTCTCGTTGCTGAATCGCACGGGCAAATCGTTGGGATGATTAACAGCGGATCGACAAACAAAGAGGATATAACGGATGAGGCATTCAAGGACATGGTTGGTCATGTGAGAGACGGGAAAAATATCGTTATCTTTTCTTTGGCGGTCTTGCCAGAATTCCAGGGGATGGGGGTTTCAAAGAAGCTCCTGACAAAGTTTGTTGACATATCAAAGGAGTTAAAAACGGATGTTCACCCCAAGCAAACCACGTAA
- a CDS encoding RCC1 repeat- and reductase domain-containing protein, producing the protein MHTRHSMAYGLVISFVLCLLSGQAAFAAVIIQISCGGFHSLALRSDGTVWAWGLNVHGQLGDGTNSDRKTPAPVKGLDNVAAIAGGVWHSLALKRDGTVWAWGANWAGQLGDGTTRSRNTPVPVTDLRGITAIATKGQHSIVLKSDGTVWAWGRNEYGQLGDGTTTDRQTPVPTRAMEDVTSLAVGGYHSLARKADGSVLAWGSNQYGQVGDASTADRVIPVSLRGLEGIIGINCGGDHSIALKNNGVVLTWGFNQYGQLGDATADSRSTPCPVEGLKNVIATDGGGDHTLALKSDGTVWAWGSNNLGQLGDATNMGRGLPTLVKNLDHVTSVSCGGQHSLALRSDGTVWAWGLNKNGQLGDGSASNRNAPVPVVIK; encoded by the coding sequence ATGCATACCAGACATAGCATGGCATACGGGCTGGTAATCTCGTTTGTCCTGTGCTTGCTTTCTGGCCAAGCTGCCTTCGCAGCGGTTATCATACAGATATCCTGCGGAGGTTTTCATAGCCTGGCTTTGCGATCAGACGGCACGGTGTGGGCATGGGGATTAAATGTTCATGGGCAGCTTGGTGACGGAACCAATAGCGACAGGAAAACACCAGCACCGGTCAAGGGTTTGGATAATGTCGCTGCAATTGCCGGAGGCGTGTGGCACAGTTTGGCGCTGAAGAGGGACGGCACGGTCTGGGCGTGGGGAGCCAACTGGGCAGGGCAATTAGGGGATGGCACAACAAGAAGCAGGAATACACCGGTACCGGTGACTGATCTTCGTGGTATTACGGCAATTGCCACAAAGGGGCAGCATAGTATCGTCTTGAAGTCAGATGGAACCGTTTGGGCGTGGGGAAGAAATGAATATGGGCAATTAGGGGACGGGACCACAACCGATAGACAAACGCCCGTGCCGACAAGGGCGATGGAGGACGTTACTTCCCTTGCCGTTGGAGGGTATCATAGTCTTGCCCGTAAGGCAGACGGTTCGGTTTTGGCCTGGGGATCGAACCAATACGGTCAGGTGGGAGACGCTTCCACCGCTGACCGGGTAATCCCTGTTTCACTCAGAGGACTTGAAGGCATTATTGGTATCAATTGCGGAGGAGATCACAGCATTGCCCTGAAGAATAACGGCGTTGTTCTGACGTGGGGATTTAACCAGTATGGTCAGTTGGGAGACGCTACGGCTGACAGCAGGAGCACCCCATGTCCGGTGGAAGGACTGAAAAATGTCATTGCAACTGACGGAGGTGGAGATCATACCCTTGCTCTGAAGTCGGATGGAACCGTCTGGGCGTGGGGCAGCAATAATTTGGGTCAATTGGGTGATGCAACGAACATGGGTAGAGGGCTCCCCACGCTCGTAAAAAACCTTGATCATGTTACTTCTGTTTCCTGCGGCGGACAACACAGCCTTGCCCTGAGATCTGATGGCACGGTGTGGGCATGGGGATTAAACAAGAACGGCCAACTGGGAGACGGTTCTGCCTCAAACAGAAACGCACCGGTGCCGGTAGTCATTAAGTAA
- a CDS encoding ATP-binding protein — translation MLASQSVFIFIFLLIAGLGILVLFKNPANVINKRFCLFAQIIAVWVFFIFFLLRTTNPELATFRLRLVFCAAAFIPPAFFSFSSVFPDQAKRPVDRYLNISFSAISILLLFLSSSIVKSVYFVEQFPQAAYSSLFHLFWFYFIACMAYSLYSLYRKSTHFYGIKRLQVQYLYFGVAVSVFLGIITNFLLPMFGVWQVEAFVPLVAVPIPIAVAYAIAKYHLMDISVVIKRSTVYAALSVTLTIIYFTVGFIMSRILPVSEYTETITSVVSIIVMVLTFVPARELIHHFIENSLFRTKYSYPKILSDSTVMFSSIHDLNRMLHFAIQYLYDSIGIEKIGILIRNEKTKRYHMQASLNITAPDTIFLNGQDAVVSWLCKNRTVLSKEQLTRFRHNEYDRLLEETLASLDVDSCLPVHMGKDLFGIILLGRKVNKKVFTQEDIQMFLAFSGQLAMAVHNARLYAGLDEAKTYRDNILQSLKCGVIAVDIHEEVTMINHEAKMILGLENTGSDGSVLSALNKDTHNLLRHSLKNNVDYRDLETFIERDRKKVPCGVTITQLKTAAGEKLGALMILTDLTELKLLQAEKQHADRLAYLGTLASNIAHEIKNPLVAINTYFQLLPYKKDDVEFHTNFREIALKEIGRINRIIEDMLNLAKPSQPVIRYIDPCCCVTDTVNLLRHTAADKGVEITASLEEKQCQIIADEDKIKQVLLNVMQNSLDALPKNGRIQVNTRIIDTLSEFKTRAKEHPSSIFFSFSPHQGDQSNKHYFVIEVSDNGMGIPGEKMKHIFEPFFTSKEKGTGLGLAIVYRIIQDHEGAIYLESKEGTGTAFSISLPLHGMNSLAIMIHTAAQPQPILP, via the coding sequence ATGCTTGCAAGTCAGTCAGTATTTATCTTTATCTTCCTGCTGATTGCCGGACTGGGAATCCTCGTACTCTTTAAAAATCCGGCAAACGTCATCAACAAGAGATTTTGTCTCTTTGCACAAATTATCGCAGTATGGGTATTCTTTATCTTTTTTTTACTTCGGACAACAAATCCCGAATTGGCTACTTTCAGACTTCGGTTGGTTTTCTGTGCGGCGGCCTTCATCCCTCCCGCCTTTTTCTCTTTTTCATCTGTCTTCCCTGACCAGGCGAAAAGACCGGTTGATCGGTATTTAAATATATCCTTTTCTGCCATAAGCATCCTTCTTCTGTTCCTTTCTTCCTCTATTGTCAAATCTGTGTACTTTGTAGAGCAATTTCCCCAGGCTGCATACAGTTCACTATTCCACCTGTTTTGGTTTTATTTTATCGCCTGTATGGCGTACTCCTTATATTCCCTTTACCGGAAAAGCACGCATTTTTATGGCATCAAGAGATTGCAGGTTCAGTATTTGTACTTCGGGGTGGCGGTGTCTGTGTTTCTTGGTATTATCACCAATTTCCTCTTGCCAATGTTCGGTGTGTGGCAAGTTGAGGCGTTCGTGCCCCTGGTAGCTGTTCCCATTCCGATTGCCGTTGCTTACGCTATTGCAAAATACCACCTCATGGACATCAGCGTAGTAATCAAGCGCAGTACCGTTTACGCTGCTCTGTCCGTTACTCTCACTATCATCTATTTTACGGTCGGATTCATCATGAGCAGGATACTTCCGGTATCAGAGTATACGGAGACCATCACAAGCGTAGTTTCTATTATCGTAATGGTCTTAACCTTTGTGCCTGCCAGAGAATTGATTCATCATTTTATTGAGAATAGTTTATTCCGCACCAAGTATAGCTATCCGAAAATACTGAGCGATTCTACGGTAATGTTTTCATCAATCCACGATTTAAACAGAATGCTCCATTTTGCCATTCAATATTTATATGACTCTATAGGCATTGAGAAAATAGGAATATTGATACGAAATGAAAAAACCAAGCGGTACCATATGCAGGCATCCCTCAACATCACTGCCCCTGACACGATATTCCTTAACGGACAGGATGCCGTGGTCTCCTGGCTCTGTAAGAATCGAACCGTTCTTTCCAAAGAGCAATTGACCCGTTTTCGGCACAATGAATATGACCGGTTGCTGGAGGAAACGCTGGCATCCCTGGATGTCGATAGCTGCCTGCCCGTCCATATGGGAAAAGACCTCTTCGGGATAATTCTTCTGGGAAGGAAAGTGAACAAAAAGGTTTTTACCCAGGAAGATATTCAGATGTTTCTTGCGTTTTCCGGCCAGTTGGCAATGGCTGTCCACAATGCCCGTCTCTATGCAGGATTGGATGAAGCAAAGACCTACCGGGACAATATCCTCCAGAGTTTAAAATGCGGGGTGATCGCCGTGGATATTCACGAAGAAGTCACGATGATCAATCATGAGGCAAAAATGATCCTTGGCCTGGAAAATACCGGCTCGGATGGATCTGTGCTCAGCGCCCTCAATAAGGATACTCACAATTTACTGAGACACAGCCTTAAGAATAACGTAGACTATCGTGACCTCGAAACATTCATCGAGAGAGACAGGAAAAAAGTCCCGTGCGGCGTGACGATCACTCAGTTGAAAACCGCAGCAGGAGAAAAACTTGGCGCACTCATGATCCTGACTGACCTGACAGAACTGAAATTGCTCCAGGCAGAAAAGCAGCATGCCGACCGGCTTGCATACCTTGGCACCCTTGCCTCGAATATCGCCCATGAAATAAAAAACCCACTCGTCGCCATAAACACCTATTTTCAGCTCCTTCCCTACAAAAAAGACGATGTGGAGTTTCACACCAATTTCCGTGAGATTGCCTTAAAAGAAATCGGAAGGATCAACAGAATTATTGAAGACATGCTCAATCTGGCAAAACCCTCTCAGCCCGTCATACGATATATAGACCCCTGCTGTTGTGTCACAGACACCGTAAACTTGCTCAGGCATACCGCTGCGGATAAAGGGGTTGAAATAACTGCGTCGCTGGAAGAGAAACAATGTCAGATCATTGCGGATGAGGACAAGATAAAGCAAGTGCTCCTCAATGTTATGCAAAATAGCCTGGACGCACTACCAAAAAACGGCCGCATTCAGGTGAATACCCGTATTATAGACACGCTTTCTGAGTTCAAAACCAGGGCAAAGGAGCATCCGAGCAGTATATTCTTTTCATTTTCTCCCCACCAGGGAGATCAATCCAACAAGCACTATTTTGTAATAGAGGTCTCTGATAACGGCATGGGGATCCCTGGAGAAAAAATGAAACACATCTTTGAGCCCTTTTTTACGAGTAAAGAGAAGGGGACAGGGCTCGGCCTTGCCATCGTGTATCGGATAATACAGGATCATGAGGGAGCTATTTATCTGGAAAGCAAAGAAGGGACCGGAACAGCGTTTTCTATCAGCCTGCCGTTACATGGTATGAATTCACTGGCCATAATGATCCATACCGCAGCGCAGCCGCAACCAATCCTCCCTTAG